The Mesorhizobium loti DNA segment AGAGGATCCGGTCTTCGCCCAGCGGCTCGGCGCGTGGGGCACGCAGATCATCAGCGCCAGAGCACGGGCTGGCGCCAGCAGCTATGACGCCTGGGCGGCGAAGCCGATCGGCACCGGCCCTTACAAGATCGGCGAGGTCCGCAATGGGGACGAGATCACACTGGTGGCGCACGACGAATATTGGGGAGGCCAGCCGCCATTTGCCTCGATCCGCTTCAAGCGGCTGCCGGAAATCGCCGCGCGCATCGCCGGACTGAAGTCGGGCGATTACGATATCGTCACAGACATCACTCCGGACCACATTGCCGAAATTGAGGGTGTCAACGGCCTCTCGATTGTTGGTGGCGAAGCCATGTGGTTCCGCTTTCTCACATTTGCTCCGCTCAGGACTCCCATCCTGAAAGATGTCGATCTGCGTCGCGCGCTCGCTCTCGCTATCGATCGCGGTGCGCTGGCGGACGGCCTCTGGGACGGCCGGGCGAAAGCGCTGACCAGCTGGCAGCTACCGATCTTCGGCGAGATCAACGACCCCAACCGCAAGGGGGTGTCCTATGATCCGACGCAGGTCAAGGAACTGCTCGCCAAGTCATCCTACAGAGGTGAGGAAATCCCATACCCTTCCGTCGGCACCTATTATCCGATGCAGCTCGCCGAGAACCAGGCGCTTGTCGAGATGTGGAAGGCTGCCGGAATCAACGTCAAGCTGATCATGTGTGAAAACTGGACGCAGGTCGGCGACATTGGCGGCATCAATGACACGTCCGGCGGCGCCTTCTACGCCGATCCCGTTTCCATGCTGTGGCAGATTATCGGTCCGACCAATGACCTCCAGTCAACAGGCGGCTGGACCAATGCCGAGTTTAACGCGCGCGGTCACGAGCTTGAAACGACGACCGATCTCGCCAAGCGCCAGGCGGCCTTCAAACGGATGCAGGACATTGTCGAGATCGAGGACCCTTGCATCACGCCGCTGCATTCCATGCCCTTTATCTATGGGCAGCAGGCGGATGTCAGCTGGCAGCCCAACCCGTTGCCGCAAATGTATCTCGGTCCGAAGATGCCGCCTGAGCCGGTGGCCTGAGTTCCATGCTGCATAAGTCTTTCCAGAACAGCGCGGGCGCCGCGCTGTTGCCGGCTCATGGCGTCGGGGCTTCCGCCACCAAACCTGCCATCAGCATTGCTGGCTTGAGGGTGGCGTTCGGCGATGTGCCTGTGCTGCACGGTGTCGATCTCGCTGTGAACAAAGGCGAGGCCTTGGGTATCGTTGGCGAATCCGGCTGCGGCAAGTCCGTGACCTGGCGGGCGGTTCTTGGCCTGCTGCCGAAATCCGCCGAGATCGGGGGCGAGGCCAGGATTGGTGATCTCGATCTTGTGGGCGCACGACAATCCGTTTTGGATCGGGTGCGCGGCGGACGCATCGCCATGATCTTCCAGGATCCGGCCAGCGCGCTGAACCCGGTGCATCGCATCGGCGCGCAGATCACCGAAGCGCTTCGCCTGCACCGTGGCCTCAGCGGTGCCGCCGCCCGTGCCCAGGCCTGCCGCCTGCTCGACCAGGTCGGGATAGCCGCTGCGGCAAGCAGGCTCAACGCGTACCCCCACGAACTGTCGGGCGGCCAGAACCAGCGGGTGATGATTGCCATCGCGCTCGCCGGCCGGCCCGAACTGCTGATCGCCGATGAGCCAACGACCGCGCTCGACGCTACCGTGCAGGCGCAGATCCTGCTGCTGCTCAAAGATATTCAACGCGACACAGGCATGGCGCTGGTCATGATCAGCCATGATCTCGCCGCGGTGGCGGCCGTCTGTGACCGGGCATGCGTCATGTATGCGGGCCAGATCGTCGAAACGGCACCGAAACACACGCTTCTGACCGCGCCGCAGCACCCCTATACACGCGACCTGATCGGTGCCATTCCGCCCTCGCACGGTCCGCGCATGCGGTTGACCGCCATTGCCGGCGCGCCGCCACAACGCAATCTGCCGCCGGGATGCGCCTATGCGCCACGCTGCCGGCACGCGATCACGGCATGTGGGACGAGCCGACCGGAACCGCGGCAGGTCGCCGCGCGGCATTCGGTGAGTTGCCTTCGTTTGGACGCCGGCACGTATCAATGACCCTGCTGCGTCTCAACAACATCACCCGTCGCTTTCCCCTCGGCTCGCCATTCTACGGACCGCGGAAATATCTTGTTGCAGTCGATGGCGTGTCGCTGGATGTCGAGATGGGCCGGACGACCGGCATTGTCGGCGAATCCGGATGCGGCAAGTCCACCACCGGCCGTATTGCGCTCGGTCTGGAGCCGTCGGACAGGGGAGGTGTGCTGTTTCAGGGTTTGCCGCTGCCGCGCATCGACAGCAAAAAGTGGCGCGCGCAGCGGCGCCAGATGCAGCTGGTCTTTCAGGACACCTTGGCAGCGCTTGACCGCCGAATGACTGTCAGCGCTCTCATCGCCGAGCCGCTGGCGATTCACGGGATTGGCGATCCGGCAAGCCGCAAGCAACGTGTGGCCGAGCTTCTCCACAGCGTCGGCCTCGGCGAAGACCATGGCGTGCTCTATCCGCATCAGCTTTCCGGCGGCCAGCGCCAACGCGTCGTGCTTGCCCGGGCGCTCGCGCCAAAACCCTCGCTTCTGGTTTGCGATGAGCCGGTCTCGGCGCTCGACGTGTCAGTCCAGGCGCAAATCGTCAATCTGCTCATGGATGTTCAGCAGGAGCTCGGGCTCGGCCTCTTGTTCATCAGCCATGACTTGCGAGTCGTTCGCCATGTCAGCGACCGGATCGTCGTCATGTATCTTGGCCGCGTCGTCGAGCAGGGGCGCGCCGACGCCATTATCGATCAACCCGCCCATCCCTATACGCAGGCGCTCGTCTCGGCCATGCCGAGGCTTCCGGGCGGATTCGATCATTATGTGGCGTTGCCAGGCGAACCGCCGAGCCCTACCGATCGGCCGAGCGGATGCCCGTTTCATCCACGCTGTCCACTTGCGCGCGATGTCTGCCGCCAGAGCCTGCCCGAACTCCTGCCGCTAGGATCGGAACGGCAGGTCGCCTGCCATTTGGTGAGGCATTGATGAGTGCTGTGTTTCGTTTCTCCGGCCCCAAGATACTGCGTGCCGGCCTGTCGATCCTGATCGTGGTGACCTTTACATTCGTGGTGCTGCGGGCCTCGGGAGACCCGGCGCTGCAGATACTCGGTCCCAGCGCCCGCGCCCCGGATCTTGAGGCGTTTCGTCGGCATTGGGGGCTCGATCAGCCTCTGTATGTGCAGTATGTCCGCTATGTCCTGGCGGCACTTCACTGCGATTTCGGGAATTCCATGCTGGCTGGAAAACCGGCCCTGCAGCTTGTCTTCGAGCGCGCGCCCCTGACATTGGCGCTGATGCTGCCGGCACTGGCGCTCACGATGCTGATCGGCAT contains these protein-coding regions:
- a CDS encoding extracellular solute-binding protein, whose product is MQTTRRRFLGMTAMAAGAIALPNTIMAATGRRPNLNIAVQDLRTILEPVDGSSIANVSWRVQYSIFDQLLRTDYNDNFRLNFALATSLKQIDATIHEITLRDNVKFHDGSTMTADDVVFSLGPDRLRGENAPGAAVFANFLSSLADVQKINDRTVRLITRTEDPVFAQRLGAWGTQIISARARAGASSYDAWAAKPIGTGPYKIGEVRNGDEITLVAHDEYWGGQPPFASIRFKRLPEIAARIAGLKSGDYDIVTDITPDHIAEIEGVNGLSIVGGEAMWFRFLTFAPLRTPILKDVDLRRALALAIDRGALADGLWDGRAKALTSWQLPIFGEINDPNRKGVSYDPTQVKELLAKSSYRGEEIPYPSVGTYYPMQLAENQALVEMWKAAGINVKLIMCENWTQVGDIGGINDTSGGAFYADPVSMLWQIIGPTNDLQSTGGWTNAEFNARGHELETTTDLAKRQAAFKRMQDIVEIEDPCITPLHSMPFIYGQQADVSWQPNPLPQMYLGPKMPPEPVA
- a CDS encoding ABC transporter ATP-binding protein, which translates into the protein MLHKSFQNSAGAALLPAHGVGASATKPAISIAGLRVAFGDVPVLHGVDLAVNKGEALGIVGESGCGKSVTWRAVLGLLPKSAEIGGEARIGDLDLVGARQSVLDRVRGGRIAMIFQDPASALNPVHRIGAQITEALRLHRGLSGAAARAQACRLLDQVGIAAAASRLNAYPHELSGGQNQRVMIAIALAGRPELLIADEPTTALDATVQAQILLLLKDIQRDTGMALVMISHDLAAVAAVCDRACVMYAGQIVETAPKHTLLTAPQHPYTRDLIGAIPPSHGPRMRLTAIAGAPPQRNLPPGCAYAPRCRHAITACGTSRPEPRQVAARHSVSCLRLDAGTYQ
- a CDS encoding oligopeptide ABC transporter ATP-binding protein, which codes for MTLLRLNNITRRFPLGSPFYGPRKYLVAVDGVSLDVEMGRTTGIVGESGCGKSTTGRIALGLEPSDRGGVLFQGLPLPRIDSKKWRAQRRQMQLVFQDTLAALDRRMTVSALIAEPLAIHGIGDPASRKQRVAELLHSVGLGEDHGVLYPHQLSGGQRQRVVLARALAPKPSLLVCDEPVSALDVSVQAQIVNLLMDVQQELGLGLLFISHDLRVVRHVSDRIVVMYLGRVVEQGRADAIIDQPAHPYTQALVSAMPRLPGGFDHYVALPGEPPSPTDRPSGCPFHPRCPLARDVCRQSLPELLPLGSERQVACHLVRH